One window from the genome of Acanthochromis polyacanthus isolate Apoly-LR-REF ecotype Palm Island chromosome 21, KAUST_Apoly_ChrSc, whole genome shotgun sequence encodes:
- the LOC110953939 gene encoding immunoglobulin lambda-1 light chain-like translates to MLVTLCTLITALTCVSGVTVVTQTPPVMTVRRGETASMDCNMGTVTDYGARWYKQIPGGVPQFAVKLYHTDSSPTYGSGFSSPKFTSTHQSKSDYRLIINNVEEGDSAFYYCRTWDDSVKEHVFGQGTKLMVTSSSLRPPVLTVFPPSSVELQSNKATLVCLSSQSGPFADVTWSAAGSPVSSGLSTSTAVQKPDQTFQISSSLDIQTSDWNMDKVYTCKVSMGSQTAEKNINKSGCSTQE, encoded by the exons ATGCTGGTGACTCTCTGCACTCTCATCACTGCTCTGACAT GTGTGAGTGGAGTGACGGTGGTGACACAGACGCCTCCTGTAATGAcagtgaggagaggagagacagCCAGCATGGACTGTAACATGGGAACTGTGACTGACTATGGTGCTCGCTGGTATAAACAGATTCCAGGAGGAGTTCCTCAGTTTGCAGTGAAACTGTATCACACTGATAGTTCTCCAACCTATGGCTCTGGTTTCTCCTCACCAAAGTTCACATCCACTCATCAGTCAAAATCTGATTATCGTTTGATCATCAACAATGTGGAGGAGGGAGACTCAGCATTTTATTACTGTCGAACATGGGATGACTCTGTTAAAGAGCAC GTATTCGGACAAGGAACCAAGCTGATGGTAACAA GCTCCAGCCTCCGTCCTCCTGTCCTGACAGTCTTCCCTCCGTCCAGCGTTGAACTCCAGTCCAACAAAGCCACTCTGGTCTGTCTGTCCAGTCAGTCTGGGCCTTTTGCAGATGTCACCTGGTCGGCTGCTGGGAGTCCAGTGAGCAGTGGGCTCTCCACCAGCACCGCTGTTCAGAAACCAGACCAGACTTTCCAAATCAGCAGCTCTCTGGACATCCAGACGTCAGACTGGAACATGGATAAGGTTTACACATGTAAGGTGTCTATGGGGTCCCAGACTGCAGAGAAGAACATCAACAAGTCAGGCTGTTCCACTCAAGAATAG